One stretch of Alcaligenes aquatilis DNA includes these proteins:
- a CDS encoding NAD(P)-dependent oxidoreductase — MNPSIQPKQYESGRPQKVAFIGLGVMGYPMAGHLAQAGHQVTVYNRNQAKAEQWSAQFKQAWAATPAQAAAQADIVMACVGNDDDLRAIFQGPDGALAGMKAGSLFIDHTTASANVARELGALAASKQIAFVDAPISGGQAGAQKGMLSIMCGGHAQDMERARPLMMSYAQACTLMGPLGSGQLCKMVNQIAVVGLLQGLAEAMAFGERAGLDMEQALSVLTKGAARSWQMETKGPTMLARDFQPGFTVNWMLKDLDLVQQEAQRTGAQLPATRLIQAQFAKIAEQGHSDWDVSTLFNLLARPNDKA; from the coding sequence ATGAACCCATCCATTCAGCCCAAACAGTATGAATCCGGCCGCCCGCAAAAAGTGGCGTTCATTGGTCTGGGAGTGATGGGATATCCGATGGCGGGTCATCTGGCTCAGGCCGGCCATCAGGTGACGGTGTACAACCGCAATCAGGCCAAAGCGGAACAATGGAGCGCACAATTCAAACAGGCCTGGGCGGCCACTCCGGCCCAGGCAGCGGCACAAGCCGACATTGTGATGGCCTGTGTGGGAAATGATGATGATTTGCGCGCCATTTTTCAGGGGCCAGACGGTGCGCTGGCAGGTATGAAGGCCGGCAGCCTGTTTATCGACCATACCACCGCCTCCGCCAACGTTGCCCGGGAACTGGGGGCACTGGCCGCCAGCAAGCAGATCGCCTTTGTCGATGCCCCGATTTCCGGCGGGCAAGCCGGAGCCCAGAAAGGCATGCTCAGCATTATGTGTGGTGGGCATGCGCAGGATATGGAACGCGCCCGCCCCCTGATGATGAGCTACGCCCAGGCTTGCACCTTGATGGGGCCACTGGGATCTGGGCAGCTATGCAAGATGGTGAACCAGATTGCCGTCGTCGGTCTTTTGCAAGGTCTGGCCGAAGCCATGGCTTTTGGTGAACGAGCCGGACTGGATATGGAACAAGCTCTGTCTGTCCTGACCAAGGGCGCAGCCCGCAGCTGGCAAATGGAAACCAAAGGCCCCACGATGCTGGCTAGAGACTTTCAACCCGGTTTCACCGTGAACTGGATGCTGAAAGACCTGGATCTGGTGCAGCAAGAGGCCCAACGCACTGGGGCTCAGTTGCCGGCAACCCGCTTGATTCAGGCACAGTTTGCGAAAATTGCCGAACAGGGCCACTCGGATTGGGATGTCTCTACCCTGTTCAATCTGTTGGCCCGCCCAAACGACAAGGCTTGA